Genomic segment of Triticum aestivum cultivar Chinese Spring chromosome 6A, IWGSC CS RefSeq v2.1, whole genome shotgun sequence:
CATCCAAATTTGGGTCGGCCGACGGCCTTTAGTAGTCGCTATTTAAAAAAGGAATTTGAACAAAAAGCCCAATGCTAATGTATAGCACGTGCCAACTCGGGGTGCAATTGCGTTATTTTTTTTACGACCGTGCCCTAATAAGGGATCTTTTCACTGCATTTGTTTTGATTCGTGTGCATTTATCGGTGCTGGGTCACGGATGGCCTCGGAGGCCATCTTTACGTCCGTGTGCACCTTTTAGTGCTGGATCACGGGTTAGGCTCAGTGGCCTCTTTTATTTATGCTCTTTGACATCTTTCGCAGTTAACAGCCGTGCATTATTCCCATGCTGGTGATGCAATAGGTAAAGTCCATCCAATAAACTGGTCACATCCTAATTAAACTTCCCGTACGGTACTAATCTGCGCAGCGATGGATTTTACGTCCCGCACCGGCCACCCTGAAAAACTTGGTTGAGGCCCAACTGGGCCCGTTCCCCTGGCCCGTGACTATCCCgtcctcctctgctctcttccccGAACGCACCCGCAGCACGCCGCCGTGAACCACCGCGCTcaccgccgtcgcctcgcctccggAAGTTGTCTAAAAGCTCCGCCGAGCCATGCTGCATCTCCTCGCCGATGAACACGAGCCCGGGAGCATCACAGCGAGCCTTTGAGCTCGTCACCGCCGCCTCTGTTCGCCGATCGCCGGCGTCGATTCGCCACCGTCAACgctcccccgagctcgccgacgactCCATCGGATGCGCCGTGAGCCCCTCCTCGTTTTCCTCCTGTTCCCCTTCTCGCGCTCGTGCCCTAGCTAGCTATTCCTCCATGGCCGAGATCTCGCTGCCGCCGCGGCTTAGCTCGCCATTGCTAGTCATCCCTGCTGATCAAACCGAGTGCGAAGCCGAGCTCTTGAAGCGCCCAGGAGGCATATGAGCCCCTTAGCCAGCCTTCTAGCGCTTCGTAGCACTCTCCATGGTACTCCGCGGCGTGGGATGGTCGCCGGCCGGCTGACGCGTCCCTGTTTAATTAGTCGCTAATGACTCCGTTAACTAGCCACTGAGGCGCTGACTAGTGGGACCCCCAGTTAATTACGTCGGTTAAACTCTCTGTTTAGGGTTAGTTTCATTCCCGTCTGCAGATCAATTCTCTCGTTAGCCTTGACTGCTTCAAGGAAGCTACAAACTCAAAAGAAAATTTCCTTTTACTTATAACTGAGTTGCTGATGGCCGCGCAGAATCTGGAAGCTCAGTTGTGATTGTGATGGAAGGGGGCAAGAAACTGTCAATAAACATGAGGCGTCCAAGCTTTGTTGTTCTTACCTACTTTTGTGATCGTCCTCACGATTAACTTGACGCGAATGGGGGCATAGGTGTACCTTTTATGTCAGGCCCAGTACCACTCCTTGTCCTCCCATCGTCAAGTATACGGCCTCGGGCGTGGGCCGGCCCGCAAGACGGAGGAAGCCCAACCCGCGGAACCAAGGCCCAGAGTGGGTGTGACCGAGCGGAGGCACCAACTACTTAAAGGCACACGCGCAGAAGGCCAAACCATCCAGTGGATCACGGcacccggcggcggcggcttcctgtTCCTCTCCCGATCCCCTTGTGTACCACTTCTTGTAATCGCTATCAGATACTCGAATTCGTGAGCAAGTGCAATAGATCGTGTGATATACTACCTGGGTGCTAACATCTGGTATTCAAAGCCTTGGATTTGGGGCTGGCGCACCTCATCGAGACGCGGCGGCAAAATTCGATCAGAGATCGAATCAGCGCCATGGATCCCTCCTTCAAGGAGTATTTCAACAAGCTGACTTCCTCGCTGGACGGAATCCACGCGGATATCCGTTCGACGGCGGCCAAATTGAAGGATCTGGTCGCCTGGCGCCCGGAGCTGGAACGGCGCGTCGACCGGCTCTCCACCGCAGTCGCTGAACTCCAACAGGGGCGACccgcggcagaggaggagcaggcgccCGCGCCCAAGGCTGCTCCGACACTCGTTCCCCTGCGCGACCCGACGGACAACAACAAGGGTCCGGAGGGCGGCGTCGCATCAGGGCCGATCGGCCACGACATCGACATCCTACCGCGGGGTCTGGCACCGACGTTCGCGTCGGTGTCCACCCCGGCCAACGGTCAGTTCGCTCCCCTGTCTCCCGCACCTCTGCCCTCTCCTTATGCACATGCGAGCCAGTTGCTCGCGGGGATCGGCGAGACGCACCCATCCATTGCGTTTCCCCAATTTTTTAGCGAGAACCCACGTCTCTGGAAGACGTTGTGCGAGCAGTACTTTCACATGTTCGCGATTCAGGAGAAATTCTGGGTTCCCATGGCCACGCTCAACTTCTCGGGCACGGCCGCAGTGTGGCTGCAGTCGATTCAGAAGAAACTCTCTGAATTCGACTGGGAATCTTTCTCTTCCTTGTTGTGCACCCGTTTTGGCCGAGATCGCCATCAACTCCTCAGCCGCCAATTTTACACGCTTGCACAAACAACAACTGTGGCAGATTACATCAAACGATTTGAGCAAATTATCAGTCATTTGTCTGCTTACTCAGACTCAATTCATGCTTATTATTACCTCACTCGTTTTGTGGAGGGACTTCGGGCGGACATACTAGCGATTGTGCTGGTGCAACGACCGCCTGATCTGGACACGGCGTGTGCACTAGCACTACTGCAAGAGGAAGTGGCAAACGGCGGCACCTGGGAGCGGCCTCGTCAACCCACCACGGCTCGGGCGGCGGACCTGGCGACGCGGGCGCACGTGGGCATGCCCATGCCgctcccgccccctcctccacaagGGCGGCCTCCTACGACACCGGCTACTTCCGAGCGCCGGACCAACGACACCAACCGCAGCGACAACTCCAAGATCAAGGCATTGCGCGAGTACCGGCGAGCACGTGGCCTTTGTTTCAAGTGTGGCGAGCGATGGGGACAGGACCACACTTGCCCCACGAGCGTGCAGCTTCATGTCGTCGAAGAGCTgctggagctcttgggcatggaagGGAGCGAGGAGCTTCCAAACGCCCCAACCGAGACGGTGATGGCAATTTCACGGCAAGCTCTCACGGGTGGCACTCCTCCAAAAGCCGTTAAACTCCAAGCGTGGCTCCAAGGTCGCGCTATTCTCCTCTTGGTGGATTCCGGCAGTTCAGTCTCCTTCATCGACGCGCAATTGGCAGCCTCGCTGTCAGGAGTTGTACAGCTCAACCGTCCTTGTCGAGTCAAGGTGGCTGATGGGGGGGGGGAGCTCTGCTGTGTGTCTCACATACCCAAGTGTCGCTGGTCCATTCAGGAGCAGGAGTTCAGCACGGACATGAAAATCCTTCCGTTGGGGGTTTATGATGCCATTTTGGGCATGGACTGGCTCGAAGAGCACAA
This window contains:
- the LOC123128082 gene encoding uncharacterized protein, with protein sequence MDPSFKEYFNKLTSSLDGIHADIRSTAAKLKDLVAWRPELERRVDRLSTAVAELQQGRPAAEEEQAPAPKAAPTLVPLRDPTDNNKGPEGGVASGPIGHDIDILPRGLAPTFASVSTPANGQFAPLSPAPLPSPYAHASQLLAGIGETHPSIAFPQFFSENPRLWKTLCEQYFHMFAIQEKFWVPMATLNFSGTAAVWLQSIQKKLSEFDWESFSSLLCTRFGRDRHQLLSRQFYTLAQTTTVADYIKRFEQIISHLSAYSDSIHAYYYLTRFVEGLRADILAIVLVQRPPDLDTACALALLQEEVANGGTWERPRQPTTARAADLATRAHVGMPMPLPPPPPQGRPPTTPATSERRTNDTNRSDNSKIKALREYRRARGLCFKCGERWGQDHTCPTSVQLHVVEELLELLGMEGSEELPNAPTETVMAISRQALTGGTPPKAVKLQAWLQGRAILLLVDSGSSVSFIDAQLAASLSGVVQLNRPCRVKVADGGGELCCVSHIPKCRWSIQEQEFSTDMKILPLGVYDAILGMDWLEEHNPMNVDWRDKQLWITTPTGTMHLQGQIEGVTSCTEINSLQLQCMQRQGEVAHVVQLYQVYESDEIFTPTPGNIQAVIDQFKDIFEEPKGLPPRRACDHFIPLMPGAQPVNLRPYRYKPEHKSEIEEQVKELLDQGVIQKSQSPFSSPVILVKKKDGTWRLCIDYRHLNAMTVVGKYPVPVIEELLDELHGARWFSKLDLRAGYHQIRLAEGEEYKTAFQTHAGHFEFLVVSFGLAGAPGTFNGGMT